In the Salvia miltiorrhiza cultivar Shanhuang (shh) chromosome 8, IMPLAD_Smil_shh, whole genome shotgun sequence genome, tttaacgaaatgacatttccaacattatGAGGAAcaaatctacatccagaaaagcacaaggaactctcttgaaatgagaaaaacttatcacatttttattttagaacaaacaaatgtgaacaagaaattgaaaagatcattcatttgcacaagattgcaaatcaaattcctgatgcttttgtagatacaagaaaagtgacacaatctcacatatatgctgcaaatactccagctaaaattgatgtcctTGAAGGACAAATAAatttggcagcaaatgagtctaaaattcgtcaaaaatgtggtcgaccagttggttccaaagattctatgcctagaaaaagaaaggggcaagatggaaaccaaacaatgacgaaaatgaCTAATCAACCAATGAAAGCAATGTAATTCCtaaagaattacaagtatctgaaaatcatgagatctcaataaattatttacatcagatactagagagagaaaatatcattgttgatgatatatttgcctttcatatagctcgtcatgttttaaatgaggatcctcaactaaaatctgttgcagaatgcaaacagagacttaattggccaaagtgaaaagaagctatagaaagggaactaaattcctgtgataaccggaaagtatttgaATATATAGCCCTACctccggaatctaaaatccaTGTTGAAAACAAATGGatctttgttagaaagagaaccgagaaaaatgaagttacgagatatagagcaaaactcgtagcacaaggtttctcacaaaaactaggaattgattatgaggaaatATACTCTCCCGTAATGAACGCTATTACTTTCAGattttgattagtctggctgtgtcacaaaggcttgatatgcgccttatggatgtagtaactgcttatctatatgTGTCATTAGAAAATGACATATAAATGAAAATTCCcgaaggatttaaaatgcctaaaggattgcagtcaaaacccaaaagcatgaattcaattaaaatgcaaaaatcgttgtataTGTTGAAACAGTCTGGgcgtatgtggtacaatagactgagcgagtatctCTTAAAAGAAAGATACAAGAATAATGATATatgcccttgtgttttcattaagaaaaccgaaagtggatttgcaatcatagcagtttatgttgattatttaaatttaaattgggactcctgaagagctcaataaagCTGCtaaatatttgaagaaagaatttgagataaAAGATTTGgaaaagacaaagttttgtcttggtttgcaaatggaacgtatccgtggaggaatgtttatccatcaatccacatatacagaaaaagtgttaaaacgcttttacatggataatgcacattcatcaccaatggtcgttagatctattgatactaagaaatatccatttcgaccaattgaagagggtaAAACAATACAtggtcctgaagtaccatatctaagtgcaattggagcgttgacttatctggctaataatactagaccagatatagctttttctgtcaatcttctagcaagatttagcgctgcacccactttgaggcattggaatggtgttaagcacattctacaTTATCTAAAggggtaccattgaccttgaattatattatcaagaaaaatctgataatactctagtggggtactcggatgcaggatttttatccgatccacataaagctaagtcacaaactagATACGtttcacatgtggtggaactgctaCATCATGGAAATCCGTGAagcaaaccttgactgcaacatcctcaaatcattctgaaatcattgcaatccacgaaacaagtcgagaatgtgtatggttgagaaatgtgacgagtcatatccaagagtcgtgcgggttagcttcatcaaaggccaaaccaactgttttatatgaagacaatgctgcttgcatcgcacaactcaaggaaggatacatcaaaggcgataggacgaagcatatttctcccaagctcttctactcacacgaccttcaaaagggtGGCGATATCGACGTGCAACAAATTTGCTCATGTGAAAATCTGGtggacttattcaccaaggcattaccaacatcgacattcagaaagttgaTACATGAGATCGGCATGCGccgactcaaagatattcaatgattTCAAGTacaggggaagcagttgtactctttttccttcgactaggttttgtcccattgggttttcctagcaaggttttaatgaggcaacatttttttgttttagggattggtcaatcaaggggaagtgttgtaaatatatctataagatatatcttatgtgtgttgaccaagaaacctccctaaaaccctagcttcctacttgtataaatagaggcctttagCCTCCATATGGAATACACTTAATacgtattctcttctctattctctcgcttctctctagtttataacattGAATTCTATTTCTGGTCAAATTAAAGTTGACTTTGATAAATTAACTCTGAAATTAACGATATGAATTAAACTCAAACATAGCTTTAAAACTTTTATATTTCGAATGGCCTTAGTATCAAATAGAACGAAATTGATCTCAATATCGATATCTCAACTTGATATTTAGTTTTTCAAAGAAATGACGACGTTGAGATTATGTGTTCATGATGTCGTTTTTTTGTAAGCGTCTGATTTGTTCATAATTGACATTCCGACGTCACATTAGTTTAATTTAggtgaaaattaaatttgtgttaaaattgttataattaataaatcaattatatattttttaacatTAGAAATCTAAGTTTGtggtaaaaattaaaattaatcaatataatCCATAATTAGTATATTTATAAGCTATtaacctttaaaaaaaatccaaactTTTACTTCATTTGTctcacatttttcattttcgtctGTTCCATAAGAGTGTATTACTTCTATTTTAGGACATAACCtcactttaattttttaactataACCACTCATTTATACATAACTCCACAATCAATTCAATCATAATCATTCAATTTCACTCAACATATTATCtatcaattttttcttcaaacttGCATCATCTGATATGCGATACAATCTTAAGAGACGTTTAATTTGAGTGATAAggtatgattaattaataaaataattcatattaatcaAGTGCTtgatttgcatgattgataattCAAGCCCACATTTAATCacccaaataaataattattgatcactctaaaattaattgaattatttaatcacctcTTCAATCTTAATAATCTTATTTATCACAACAACGGAATCAAACGCGAAGTGTAATCTATTGCTCGCACGTTTTTACATTATACCTACCAGCCAAAAAACAGTTGTCAAGTAAATAAAGAATTCTAATAATTGAGCAGACGACTTTGGTTTGTTTCCACACCGCGTTTACTCTTAACACTGCTTGAGTTGAAAGTTGCGCATAATTTGCAGAAATAGAGCTCAGATCTAAACACTTTCCTCCGTTGACTGATTTGTTTTGGTAGAGATGGCAGCATACGCAGCTGTTGTTTCTCTCATGAATAATCTGGAGCAGATCGGGAATCATCCTCGCCTCTCCAGTTGTTTCGACGACAACCAGATCCAATCTCTTGGCGAAAAACTAGCTTTCTTGCTGGAATTCGTAGAGGGCGTCGGAATTGCAAGCGAAGAAGTTAAAGGTTTGGAGAGGCGAATCGCATCAGCTGCTCACGCAGCAGAGGATGTAATTGAAACGCGCGTAGTGGATCTACTTCATGCTGGATTCCAGGAAAATGTTCCAATTTTCTCGATGGATTTGCAGATGATTATGCAAGGTATGAGTCTTATACAGGAAGAAGCTGCTAAGGTTGGAGAGGAGAGGCCATACCAAGTCCAGCAACCCACGCCACCTTCTCGAGCCGGACGTGTTAGTTCTGAGAGGAATCTTATGGTGGGATTTGATGATTTGCTTCCTCAACTTTTGGATCGGCTGACTGGTGGTACATTTAATCGGTATATAATCCCAATTGTTGGTATGTTTGGCTCTGGTAGGACTACGTTAGCTAAAAAATGTTATGAACTTTCTCTCACTAAAGAACATTTCGATGTTCGTGCTTGGGCTAGTGTATCTCAAGATTACAACGTGAGAGGGcttctccttgaacttctttcTTGCCTAATAGGATCCACCAATAAAGTAGTTCAATCCACTGTAGATGAATTGGGTGAAAGGTTACACAAATATTTAACGGGTAGGAGATACTTAATTATAATAGATGACATGTGGAGTTTGAAATGTTGggatgaaataaaatatttctttccGGACAATAACAATAAGAGTCGAATCATTATCACCACTTGGTCAATAGATGTAGCTTCTCAGTTAAGCTTCTCCTACATTGCGATGAAATTTTTAGATGATAGTACAAGTTGGGACCTATTTTGTCAAAGTGTATTTGGAGATGAAGGTGTTCCTCTTGAATTGGAAGCTATTGGAAAGAAAATTGCTAAATACTGCAAGGGACTCCCTTTAGCAGTTACTTTGGTCGGGGCGTTACTTAGAGAATCATCAATGACGAGAGAATACTGGGAGCATGTTGCACAAAATATTCGTTCAGTGCTGACGGATTATGGATTGCATGCCATATTCATGTTGTCTTATAATGCTTTGCCTGCTTATTTGAAGCCTTGTTTTCTTTACTTGGGAATATTTCCTGCGGACCAGGAGTTTAGTGTTTCCCGGATCATTAAACTTTGGGTTGGTGAGGGATTCCTAAAACCACATGTAGGCCGAACATTAGAAGATGTTGCTGAGGGTTACATGAATGAGCTCATTGATAGGAGCCTCATTGTTGTCTCCACTAGAGGATTAAATGGGAAGCCTAAAAACTGCAAACTTCTTGATCTTGTGAGAGAGTTATGTTTAAGTAATGTTTACAATGAGAAGTTTCTTTCTCTCATGAAGACACGTTGGACTCTGGCAGACATGTATAATGAGCGCCGTTATTCAGCTTTTGACTGTGATAAAGATTCTCAATTCTTTCATGCTATGGAATCATCATTACTAGCCCGCACTCTGATATGTGAAAGTCCAGCTCTGCTGTCATGTAAATCAAGACTGTTGAGAGTAGTGATTGAGGTTTATAGTGATTCACTAGAAACTACTCTTCAACAAGTCAACTTGCGGTTCCTTGCCTTTGAATCTATATGTACCCCGATTGGTTGGATCCGGACTTACGAGCTTCCTTCATCTATATCTCTGCTGTGGAATGTGCAGACGTTAGTAATGGATGGAAACATTGAGGAAGTTGTTGCACCATCTGAAATTTGGGAGATGCCACAACTTAGGCATCTTTGTTTCAACAGGATTCGCCTTCCTGAACCTCCTGcaagtgatgatgatgatctcCTAGTTCTACGAAACCTACAAACACTCAGAACGGCACTGGATTTCAACTGTAGTGAAGAGGTCTGTAAGAGAATGCCAAACATTAGGAAGCTTGGAATCTTTTATGATGATTTCTCAGGGGAAGGTGAGAATAATTCTTGGTACTGTATCGATCATGTTGGCTACTTTACCGAGCTGGAATCACTAAGCTGCTGTTTCCATAGAGTGCCAGATCGGGATGATTTGGTGCAGAACCTCAAGTTCCCGATCTCACTCAGGAAGTTGATATTGCAAGACTGTGAGCTTCACTGGGATGACATGTCAGTCATTGGTTCGCTCCCTAATCTTGAAGTTCTCAAATTGAAATGCCAATCAGTTAGAGGAGCCAAGTGGGAAACTGTTGAAGGGGAGTTCCCTTCTCTGAGGATACTTGAAATTGATTCCTGCTATCTCATTTACTGGTTTTCAGAGTCTAGCCACTTTCCTAGGTTGGAGAAACTCGTTCTTCGTAGATTGTACAGGCTGAATGAGATTCCTTCTGAAATAGGATATGCGGGAATTCTACTTGGAAATATTTCTGTGTTTGAATGCAGCATTTCTGCAGCCATTTCAGCAGCTCGAATGCTGAAGGAGGACTGTGTAATTCGAGTTGGATTCAGAAAAGAGAAGGAAGTGGCGGAATTCAGGGCAAAGCTGGAACTAGAGGGCCTCGCAAGCTATCGTCTTCAAATTGATGAATTGTGATTTTTTGTCATTGCATTCTAGTACCTGATAAAGACATATTTGAGATTGTTTTATCTTGATTATTTTTCATGTTTAATATctattatatttcatttttcaattaataatttGGTCTATTTGATTCTACAACTATAGtaaattctttttaaaatattactcaataaattaaaaaaaaaactctataaattaataaatttcttaTGTTTCAATCTTGGTCAATTCAAAAGATCAttaattttagggttaattgccggaaaaaccatatactttttcaaaatttggttttttcccatgacaaaaaaaacctgaacagaaatccataaattgaacaacttattgCATATTTCCCCCGCGTCCGTTTTCCGGCGAAATTGAATCAGAGGTGGCAATCGGAATTCCAGCGTGTCATCGCCGGcaattaaacgacgtcgtttcatatTTTTTGACCGCTACATCTCGTCGCTGGAGTCGGGCGGCGACGCCGCGCCCATCGTCATGGAGAAATTCCTGATGCTCGTGGAGGAGAAAATGGACGGCTACGATTCGATGGAGAGCCACGTGAAATGGAGGCGCCTGAGAGAGGAAGACGCGGCGTGGTTCCTGGACGCCGTGGATCGCGTGACGTCGTTGTCGAATTCGCTGGCCAATTTGGCATCCGATTACAAGTACGCCTACACGATCAACCGCGCCGGCAGCGTGGTGCAGCGCGCCATGTCGTATTTGGAGGGGGAATTGAAGGTGCTGCTGGAGGAATACACCGCCGACGACGCCGACATCACCTCCGATCTCATCCGAATTCACCACCTTCGCCAAGGACCAGTTTCCGGCCGAGCGGAATCTCTTGGATTCCGTCTTCCCGGCCCACCCCACCATTCCGGAGACCCTCTTCCGCGGCCTCACCTGCGGGATCACCAAGCACATCCTCAAATTCGCCGAGGCCGTGGCAAGAAGATGGAGAATTTTCGATGCTTAGGGCTGCTGTGAGGGTTTTGGGTTGAGGTGAGGTGGAACATTAGGTGTTAGGGTGAGGTGGAAAATTATGGTTAGGTGGCAGCCACGTTGGATCGGACCTCCATCGGAGATCGCCGGAAAACAGACGCGGGGGAAATATGcaataagttgttcaatttatGTATTTCTGTTCaggttttttttgtcatgggaaaaaaccaaattttgaaaaagtatatggtttttccggcaattaacccttaattttaagggttaatagtgttttatgtcctgAACTATCagtattttctataaaatatcccgaactttcattttctcctaaaaagtcCCGAACTTTTAActtttttctataaaatgtcccactatacaaaattcggtAATGGAAAGATAACAAAAAAATccgaactttcaacattttccaCCAATGATGGTTCCTAATATGGTTTTTCAACAATGaagattttcaaaatatttcatccgCGCGAGATAAGTTATCTTTCTGTCACCAAATTTTGTATTGcggaatattttatgaaaaaagttgaaagttcgggactttttaatagaaaatgaaagttcggaatattttatggaaaatgctgaaagttcggaacataaaacactattaaccctaattttaattaagtaaaattTTTCAGAGAATCCCTTTATGAATAATATAGCTCctgttaatattattaatactaGTTGTTAAAATTTACAATTATGAACATTATGATAACTTGTAAAAATATGAATCTATTGCTGAATCATTTTCACCTTGATCATCATTAGAATCTCTAGTAATATCAGTCACAATGAATTGACGATTACAtccatttatttaatttaaatattatctttcatttttctttacacattataaattaataaattaaaaaggtattaatttatcaataaattaataaactattAGTTTatcaatatattaataaaatggaaaatagattaatttttgtggacagacttaaaaatgacaaaaagtgattattttttgtggacttACAGAGTGTAACaattaaattgataaaataatttaaaaataaaaagcataaaaatggaATATTTTATTGTAGAgtgaaatataaaattgattgttggaaataaaaatgaagaaacTCCACATTTTAACTCTGCAATAGAGTGAAGTACACTCTATTGTAGAGTTATTCAGCCCTGTAGAAATAGGATAAAATTACAGACGATCAACTTGAAAACTAAGGTCTGAAAGGTCATAAAATTTCATCTTCTCCTTGAACTCCTCAAGCTCCGCCTTCTCCCTAAACCCAATCCGAACTCTAAGGTCGTCGTCACCGTTATCCAACTTCTGTTCCAGTATCCTGAGCGCCGAGATGGCCGCAGAAACGCTGCATTCGACCACACAAACACTTTGCAGCGTTGCTATGTCTGCCATATCAGCAGGGATCTCATCCAGTTTGTACAACCCGCCAAGAACAAGCGTCTCCAGAACTGGGAAACACGAGTCATCCGCATCCCATTTAATCAAGTAACACGAATCAACCTCGAGAAACTTGAGACGGGCGAATCCCTCCTCCACTGGGCACCATTGGTGCCCCCTGACAGCTTGGCACTTCAGTTTGAGAACCTCAAGATGGGGCAATGCACCGATGATTGTTAGGTCGTCCCAGTGAAGCTCGCAGTATTGCAGCGTCAGCTTCTTGAGTGAGCTTGGGAAGTTCAAGCTTTGCAGCAAATCATCGCGGTTTGGCACTGTGTGGAAGCAGCACGACAGTGACTCAAGTCTGTCAAAGCTGCAGATGTTGTGGAGACAATGTGAACTTTCTCGAGTCTCTTCAGAGAAATCTTGATAGAAGATTTTCAATTTCCTGATGTTGGGCGTTCTCTTGCAGACCTCCTCGCTGCATTTGAAGTCCAACGCGGTCTTAACTGTCCGTAGGTTTTGCAGAACGCATCCGCCTTCACTGGGAGGAGGATCAGGAAGCCAGATTCTGTAGAACTCGAGATGCCTGAGCCGCTGCATCTCCCAAATCTCAGATGGCGCGACAACTTTGTCAATGCTTCTGTCAACTATCAGCGTCTGCACATTCCACAGGAGGGAAACAGAGGGGGGGAGCTCGTAGGTTCGGATCCAACCAAATGGTGCGCGGACAGATTCATAGGCGAGTAACCTCAAATTGACTTGCTGGAAAGTGGGAGCTAGAGAGTCACCGTAGGCCTCGACCAACACTCTCAGCATTCGAGATTTGAATGGAAGCAGAGCTGGGCTCTGACAGATCAGAGACCGGGCGAGTGCTGTGGATTCCAGAGTGTCAAGAACTCCACCGGGAGAATACTTCCCGTGATTCACAATGCGACGCTCCATGTTCATGTCTCTTGGAGCGTCGTGCACCCTCGTGGTGATGATGCTGAGGAACTTCTCCTTCTCAACAACCCTTATGCAGATATCTCTCAGGAGATCATGAATTCTACAAGTTTTGAGCTTCCCATTAGACCCTACACTACAAACCAAAATGAGGTTCCTATCAACAAGATCCTTTATGAAACCTCTAGCAATCTCTTCCAAGTTCAGCTCTTTGTTCGGCTTCAGAAGTCCTTCAGCAATCCAAAGTTTAATGAGTCGGGAAACACGAAACTCGTGATCTTCTGGATATATTCCCAAGTAAAGAAAACATGGCTTTAGACAAGCGGGCAAGTAACTATAACTCAAAGACAATAAGTTCTGGTATTGACTATCCCCAGCAGAATCAAGAGCCGAGCTAATATCTTCTGCCACGATCTCCCAATATCTTCTCGTCATGGAAGATCTCCCAAGAAGCCCCCCAATCACAGCAACTGAAAGAGGGAGCCCCTTGCACCTCCGAACAATCTCCCTTCCAACTGTCTCCAATTCAGAAGGGCAATCTCGTTGCTCGAATGCTTTGTGACAAAACAACTCCCAACTTTTATCCTCACCTAGCAACTGCAGCGCAAGTGCAGAGTCGCTAAACTCTTTAGCCACATCCGATTGCCTGGTAGTCACAATCATCCGACTCTTATTGTAATTATCAGGAAGGAAAAATTGAACCCTCTTCCAAGCATCAATGCTCCATATATCATCCAGCACAACCAAATATTTCCTACCAAACAAAGTTTTATGAAGCTTCTCACTCAATTCATATTCCGTTCTCTCATCCATTTCACGCGTGGATTCTCCTAAACTGGACAGAATTTCGAAGAGAATTTTCCTAACACTGTAATCTTGAGAGACAGTAACCCAACCACGCACATCAAAGCACTGTACAATAGTtgaattttcataaacatttctgGCAAGAGTAGTCTTACCGATTCCCCCCATACCGGTGATAGGGATAATTTGTCGCTGGCGTTGGTCGCTTGTAAGCTTATCCATAACTTCTTCCCAATACTCTTCAAATCCTACCATAGTAGTTGACTTTCTAGCTGTGACAGCTTCGGTCGATGGAGGAGCAGGCGTCGAATACGTTGGCTGCAGATCTTCCGATCTAGTTTCCTCTTTCAGCTTTTCTTCGATGGAATCCATCTCTTGTATTGATTTCTGCAGATCCAGCAACGACGGCGGGGTGTTCTCGGCAGATCCGGCGAGAATATGATCCACAATGTGAGATTCGATGGCATCTTCAGCGGCGTGAGATGCTGAAGCTATTTGGCTCTCCAACTCTCCATGAGATTGAGAAGTGTACTTCTCCACAAAAGCTAGCAAGGAATCGAGCTTTGCGGTTAAAGTTTGAATCTGTTTGTGGAGAAAGCAATGAGAAAGGTGAGGATGATTTTGGATGTTGTCGACGGTGTTGAGAAGAGAAACTAGAGCTGCGTAAGCTGCCATCTTCAACTTGTAATCTTCCTTTCAAGTTTCAGCAATGGCAGTAAATTGATTTTGGGAGAAAGACACATGTAACCAAAATGAGATAGTTTAGGACTTATATAGCCACCGCACATAAAACATGACTTTAGGGGTCAAAAGCTATTGAAAAGACAAAACAACCCTTACTAattattgaataaaaataaaagaaaactaaaGCCTAAATAAGAGTACATGATTTGAATTGCAGTCATTgtcacacactctctctcttcgCGGTTCATATTCTCCAACTCTCTCCCTCCCAGAAatcgcctctctctctcgcccgtcgcctctctctctcgccaCTCGCCTCTCGCCTCTCGCCGCTCGCCTCTCTCTCGCGTCTGGGCTCTCTCTCGCCGCTCGCCTCTCTCTGGGTAAAGATGGTTGAGCACAACACCACCGCGACATCTGCTCCATCGGAGCACACCACCACATCCCAGGCGGCGGCAACATCTGCTCCATCAGAGCACCCCAGCGCCGCCGTTGAAGCACCATCCACGACGGCGACGACATCTGCTCCATCGGAGCAGCCCACCACCGCTGTTGAAGCACCATCCACGACGGCGACGGCATCTGCTCCATCGGAGCAACAATCAGAAGAGCAAACGGCCATTGGAGAAGtgagttttcaatttttattggtTTTTATTTTCAGGTCGAATTTGACTATTTGAGAGTTGTAAACTTGTAATATGAGGATTTGGTGTTGTTTAGATGATTTGTGTTACAATGCATGTGGTGTTTGAAGAGATATTGCAATTGATTTAATGAAATTGGTTCTACACAATTGATACATTAGGGCACAATTGAATATGGTAATTGATTTGGGGGTAATTGTGAGGCAATGTATGTGATTATACTTGATTTTGTGGACAATTGAATCGAATAATGAACAATTTATTACTTGTACACAGTTGAATCAAATTAGGGCACAATCAATACTTAGTAATGAACAATTTATTACTTGTACACAGTTGCACTTTTAATACACAGTTGAATAGGGTAATTTATTTGGGGGTAATTTTTAAGCAATGTATGTGATTATGCTTGATTTTGTGGACAATTGAATCGAATAATGAACAATTTATTTCTTGTACACAATTGAAATTTGTACACAGTTGAATCAAATGAGGGCACAATCAATACTTAGTACACAGTTGAACTTGTGAGTACATAGTTACACGTTTTTGTACACAGTTGAAGTGATTATGCTTAATTGTTGTTATTTTTTCATTGCAGCGCCGATTTCGATGGGTTAGGCAACAAATGCAAGGATACCAAGCGCGCATAAATCTTTATGTGCGAGTTGAGGTGGTCAATCGAATTAGGAAAAAACTCTACGACGTTGGTGGTCATGCCTTAGAAGAAAGGTTTCTAGAGGGCGTATTTGGACGGCTGGTCCAGTTGAGGCGCTTGGCTAGCGCCAATAATGCGCTGTCCGAGCTTATTGCTCGGGAAATAACTGACGAAAGCTTCTCAGAGTTCGAGAAGCGATATTTTGTGGGTGGACGTGAGATTAGATTCACCGCCCAGGAGTACGCCTTGGTCACGGGTCTTAGGTTCGGCCCTTCCGGCTTCGACCATAAAGATGACCATGTCGTCCCCGAGAGCAGCCTCTACACGCGCCATTATAAAGGCAAAAAAGTGAGGGTTTGCGGCCTGGAATTTGACTTCAATGCCGGATCATTGAAGGATCCGGAGGATTTGTTGAAGGCTGCCAACATACTATGCCTATATAACCTTTTGATTTGTCGTGGAGATAGCATATGGATTGATGACTGGGTATGGGCCTTAGTAGAGGACGAAGATGGTTGGGCGAGTTTTCCATGGGGATCCTACACTTTCTCTATTTTATGCCATCAATTGAGTGTGGTGGTGAAACATCCAAACTACATCAAGAATAGTAGAAAGACGTATCATATCTTCGGTCCTGTGTGGGCATTGCAGATATGGTCCTATGAGGTGATACCAAAATTGGGAAACACTTGTGGGAAGCGTGACAGCGAAATGGGCATTCCTCGTTGTCAGCATTGGGACACACATGCTGCTCCTTCCGATGATTTTTCTGAGTTTTTCGATCGTCAGGTAACCTTTCTTAAAGTTGTTTTATTGGTATTGagtttttgttatgtttttcgATAGTGATACACGGTTGCACAGTTGAATACATTTACAAAATTGATTACACTGTTACACAGTTGATTACTTGATACACAGTTGATAATTGTTAACACATTTGATTACTTGATACACAGTTGATTACACTGTTACACAGTGACACAAAATTGATTACACTGTTACACAGTCGATTACTTGATACACTGTTGATAATTGTTACACATTTGATTACTTGATAC is a window encoding:
- the LOC130998716 gene encoding putative late blight resistance protein homolog R1B-16; its protein translation is MAAYAAVVSLMNNLEQIGNHPRLSSCFDDNQIQSLGEKLAFLLEFVEGVGIASEEVKGLERRIASAAHAAEDVIETRVVDLLHAGFQENVPIFSMDLQMIMQGMSLIQEEAAKVGEERPYQVQQPTPPSRAGRVSSERNLMVGFDDLLPQLLDRLTGGTFNRYIIPIVGMFGSGRTTLAKKCYELSLTKEHFDVRAWASVSQDYNVRGLLLELLSCLIGSTNKVVQSTVDELGERLHKYLTGRRYLIIIDDMWSLKCWDEIKYFFPDNNNKSRIIITTWSIDVASQLSFSYIAMKFLDDSTSWDLFCQSVFGDEGVPLELEAIGKKIAKYCKGLPLAVTLVGALLRESSMTREYWEHVAQNIRSVLTDYGLHAIFMLSYNALPAYLKPCFLYLGIFPADQEFSVSRIIKLWVGEGFLKPHVGRTLEDVAEGYMNELIDRSLIVVSTRGLNGKPKNCKLLDLVRELCLSNVYNEKFLSLMKTRWTLADMYNERRYSAFDCDKDSQFFHAMESSLLARTLICESPALLSCKSRLLRVVIEVYSDSLETTLQQVNLRFLAFESICTPIGWIRTYELPSSISLLWNVQTLVMDGNIEEVVAPSEIWEMPQLRHLCFNRIRLPEPPASDDDDLLVLRNLQTLRTALDFNCSEEVCKRMPNIRKLGIFYDDFSGEGENNSWYCIDHVGYFTELESLSCCFHRVPDRDDLVQNLKFPISLRKLILQDCELHWDDMSVIGSLPNLEVLKLKCQSVRGAKWETVEGEFPSLRILEIDSCYLIYWFSESSHFPRLEKLVLRRLYRLNEIPSEIGYAGILLGNISVFECSISAAISAARMLKEDCVIRVGFRKEKEVAEFRAKLELEGLASYRLQIDEL
- the LOC130999267 gene encoding putative late blight resistance protein homolog R1A-10 gives rise to the protein MAAYAALVSLLNTVDNIQNHPHLSHCFLHKQIQTLTAKLDSLLAFVEKYTSQSHGELESQIASASHAAEDAIESHIVDHILAGSAENTPPSLLDLQKSIQEMDSIEEKLKEETRSEDLQPTYSTPAPPSTEAVTARKSTTMVGFEEYWEEVMDKLTSDQRQRQIIPITGMGGIGKTTLARNVYENSTIVQCFDVRGWVTVSQDYSVRKILFEILSSLGESTREMDERTEYELSEKLHKTLFGRKYLVVLDDIWSIDAWKRVQFFLPDNYNKSRMIVTTRQSDVAKEFSDSALALQLLGEDKSWELFCHKAFEQRDCPSELETVGREIVRRCKGLPLSVAVIGGLLGRSSMTRRYWEIVAEDISSALDSAGDSQYQNLLSLSYSYLPACLKPCFLYLGIYPEDHEFRVSRLIKLWIAEGLLKPNKELNLEEIARGFIKDLVDRNLILVCSVGSNGKLKTCRIHDLLRDICIRVVEKEKFLSIITTRVHDAPRDMNMERRIVNHGKYSPGGVLDTLESTALARSLICQSPALLPFKSRMLRVLVEAYGDSLAPTFQQVNLRLLAYESVRAPFGWIRTYELPPSVSLLWNVQTLIVDRSIDKVVAPSEIWEMQRLRHLEFYRIWLPDPPPSEGGCVLQNLRTVKTALDFKCSEEVCKRTPNIRKLKIFYQDFSEETRESSHCLHNICSFDRLESLSCCFHTVPNRDDLLQSLNFPSSLKKLTLQYCELHWDDLTIIGALPHLEVLKLKCQAVRGHQWCPVEEGFARLKFLEVDSCYLIKWDADDSCFPVLETLVLGGLYKLDEIPADMADIATLQSVCVVECSVSAAISALRILEQKLDNGDDDLRVRIGFREKAELEEFKEKMKFYDLSDLSFQVDRL